In the genome of Brienomyrus brachyistius isolate T26 chromosome 17, BBRACH_0.4, whole genome shotgun sequence, one region contains:
- the LOC125712220 gene encoding mid1-interacting protein 1-B-like, whose translation MQSAEGKLARSCVLQALRCYSTAVQDMEQTVMLPSLLREVLCEEDPDQAAADGDLYECYLRLKAIQAVVESGLVLVDDHRVKAHQALDRTLEPLLETEPEAVFHFHLKGLLSVMGNLTKKSQAVTAKYLDIVGLTN comes from the coding sequence ATGCAGTCCGCCGAGGGCAAGTTGGCCAGGAGCTGCGTGCTCCAGGCGCTGAGGTGCTACAGCACTGCAGTGCAGGACATGGAGCAGACAGTCATGCTGCCCAGCCTACTGCGGGAGGTGCTTTGTGAGGAGGATCCGGACCAGGCAGCAGCAGACGGCGACCTCTACGAGTGCTATCTTAGGCTCAAGGCCATCCAGGCCGTGGTGGAGAGTGGCCTAGTGCTCGTGGACGACCACAGAGTCAAGGCCCACCAAGCCCTCGACAGAACACTGGAGCCGCTGCTGGAGACAGAACCAGAGGCTGTCTTCCATTTCCACCTGAAGGGGctcctctcagtcatgggcaaCCTCACCAAGAAGTCGCAGGCTGTCACTGCAAAATACCTGGACATTGTGGGACTCACAAACTAG